A region from the Cellvibrio sp. PSBB006 genome encodes:
- a CDS encoding uracil-DNA glycosylase family protein, with amino-acid sequence MADSDLIPLVDAVRSCDLCAAHLPHGPNPIIQIDPRARILIAGQAPGRKVHESGIPFNDASGERLRDWMGVTRAAFYDARRIAILPMGFCYPGTGKSGDLAPRPECAAHWRQALLEQLTEVRLTLVVGQYALAYHLPQRPATLTDTVKAWREYFPAVLPLPHPSPRNNIWLRRNTWFEEDVVPALRQRVQQVLKA; translated from the coding sequence ATGGCTGATAGTGATTTGATCCCGCTGGTCGATGCGGTGCGTTCCTGTGATCTCTGCGCGGCGCATCTGCCTCATGGGCCCAATCCGATTATCCAGATTGATCCGCGAGCGCGCATCCTGATTGCCGGCCAGGCACCTGGGCGCAAGGTTCATGAGTCGGGGATTCCCTTTAACGACGCCAGCGGTGAACGTCTGCGTGACTGGATGGGGGTGACGCGGGCGGCGTTTTACGATGCGCGCCGCATCGCCATTTTGCCCATGGGGTTTTGTTATCCCGGCACCGGGAAATCCGGTGATCTGGCACCGCGTCCGGAATGTGCGGCGCACTGGCGGCAAGCCTTGCTGGAGCAGCTGACGGAGGTGCGGTTAACGCTGGTCGTCGGACAATATGCCTTGGCCTACCACCTGCCTCAGCGACCGGCGACGCTGACCGATACGGTAAAAGCCTGGCGCGAGTATTTTCCAGCGGTCCTGCCCTTGCCGCACCCCAGCCCGCGCAACAATATCTGGTTACGGCGTAATACCTGGTTTGAAGAAGACGTGGTGCCAGCCTTGCGCCAGCGGGTGCAGCAGGTATTGAAGGCTTGA
- a CDS encoding DUF1993 family protein yields the protein MLYELTVIQFSKMLTNLDLILDKAAAYAEAKKFNSEVLLNARLAPDQFHLIRQVQIACDTAKLGVARLTGKTAPVHEDNETSVAELKARIHDVLAFLSSMNPQDFEGAKERSISQPRWEGKYLTGFEYAVQHAVPNLYFHITTAYAILRHNGVDLGKKDYLGAMPFKSA from the coding sequence ATGTTGTATGAACTTACCGTTATTCAATTTTCCAAGATGTTGACCAATCTGGATCTGATTCTCGACAAGGCAGCTGCCTATGCCGAGGCCAAAAAATTTAATTCAGAGGTATTGTTAAATGCTCGCCTGGCACCGGACCAGTTTCATTTGATTCGTCAGGTACAAATTGCTTGCGACACCGCCAAGTTGGGGGTAGCGCGCCTGACCGGTAAAACTGCGCCGGTTCACGAGGATAATGAAACCAGTGTGGCGGAACTGAAAGCACGGATTCACGACGTGCTTGCGTTCCTGTCGAGTATGAATCCTCAGGATTTTGAAGGCGCGAAAGAGCGTTCCATCAGTCAGCCGCGTTGGGAAGGAAAATATCTCACTGGCTTTGAATACGCCGTTCAGCACGCCGTTCCCAATCTTTACTTTCATATCACGACCGCCTACGCCATCTTACGGCACAACGGCGTCGACCTGGGGAAGAAAGATTATCTCGGGGCCATGCCTTTCAAGAGCGCGTGA
- a CDS encoding RNA polymerase sigma factor: MTETDDIRLAQQGDRAAFETLLNNHYDTMFRFAYKWCGSHADAEDVTQQACIKLARTLTQFRFESAFTTWLYRLVVNCAKDWQRSQSRHWREDSRSEDNRNEDDVPTEASESQDNPAETNIYLQQVLSILDDMADGFKETALLVHAAGMTHAEAASVLSIKESTVSWRLHEIRKQLLLLQVPSAELQEARL, from the coding sequence ATGACAGAGACTGACGACATTCGTCTGGCACAACAGGGCGACAGAGCAGCGTTCGAAACATTGCTCAATAACCATTACGACACCATGTTTCGCTTCGCGTACAAGTGGTGCGGGAGCCATGCCGATGCGGAAGATGTAACGCAACAGGCATGTATCAAGCTGGCCCGGACGTTAACCCAGTTTCGTTTTGAATCAGCCTTTACGACCTGGCTCTATCGCCTGGTGGTCAACTGTGCCAAAGATTGGCAACGCAGCCAGTCGCGCCATTGGCGTGAAGACAGCAGGAGTGAAGACAACAGGAACGAAGATGATGTGCCGACAGAAGCGTCTGAGAGCCAGGATAATCCTGCTGAAACCAACATCTATTTACAGCAGGTACTCAGCATTCTCGACGATATGGCCGACGGCTTTAAAGAAACCGCCCTGCTCGTTCACGCGGCAGGCATGACCCACGCCGAAGCAGCCAGCGTTTTATCCATCAAGGAAAGCACCGTGTCCTGGCGGTTGCACGAAATTCGCAAACAACTCCTTCTTTTACAGGTTCCCTCCGCCGAATTACAGGAGGCAAGACTATGA
- the motB gene encoding flagellar motor protein MotB, with protein sequence MEKGAQSIIIVRKKKGHGHGHHGGSWKVAFADFMTAMMAFFLLMWVLETTTKEEQLAIAGYFQDPGNEFIIGPGGADSGVIDLTPEPKDSESSREESDIPELSEDDLRRQLEQAEQEQLEELKEQLETEISLDRVFELLKDQILIDFTALGLRIQIVDKEQRPMFDVGSARLKYYSKDVLHALAPILDKVPNKISITGHTDAMPYGAGASYTNWELSADRANSARRALLGGTYPEAKVATVQGMGSVAPLLADKPMDPINRRIAIIVLKKAVSDALASGGSGLKSSDLITDPIPSAPRTDVEREGASRVMSESEVDAAIDAQSRDTEE encoded by the coding sequence TTGCTGACTTTATGACAGCGATGATGGCCTTCTTTCTGTTGATGTGGGTATTGGAAACCACCACCAAAGAGGAACAGTTGGCGATAGCCGGCTATTTCCAGGACCCCGGCAATGAATTCATCATTGGGCCGGGTGGTGCGGATTCCGGTGTAATTGATCTGACGCCTGAACCGAAAGACTCAGAATCCTCCCGCGAGGAATCCGATATACCTGAACTTTCCGAAGACGATTTGCGTCGGCAGTTGGAGCAGGCGGAACAGGAGCAGTTGGAAGAGTTGAAAGAGCAACTGGAAACCGAGATCAGTCTGGATAGGGTGTTTGAGTTGTTGAAAGACCAGATCCTGATCGACTTCACCGCCTTGGGGCTGCGCATTCAGATTGTGGATAAAGAGCAGCGGCCTATGTTTGATGTAGGTAGCGCCCGGCTCAAGTATTACTCCAAAGATGTGCTCCATGCGTTGGCGCCCATCCTTGATAAAGTCCCCAATAAGATCAGCATTACCGGCCACACCGACGCTATGCCTTACGGTGCCGGTGCGTCCTATACCAACTGGGAGCTATCGGCGGACCGCGCCAACAGCGCACGCCGCGCCTTGCTGGGGGGGACTTACCCGGAGGCCAAGGTGGCCACTGTGCAGGGGATGGGGTCTGTTGCGCCGCTGTTGGCCGATAAGCCGATGGACCCTATCAACCGGCGCATCGCTATCATCGTCCTGAAGAAGGCGGTATCCGATGCGTTGGCCAGTGGCGGTAGCGGCCTCAAGAGTTCCGATTTAATCACCGATCCTATTCCGTCCGCACCGCGTACTGACGTCGAGCGGGAAGGCGCGTCGCGCGTGATGTCGGAGTCGGAGGTCGATGCAGCCATTGATGCCCAGTCGCGTGATACCGAGGAATGA
- a CDS encoding GGDEF domain-containing protein: MLEDSKKRFQLGLIYLFAALATLGVAPFVVLRYLNGEYVKAALDLFIVIIAGANALYAHRTQSVFYPSILAAMQYSVATVAIIYLNGPLYFFWIFPAFSANFFLLRTPFAVTVNLLIMFAMVPVAMQVGDQVAAVGMLAALLFAGSMTFVFSREANKHHELLQTYATQDALTRLGNRRSMDLEMTRCIDDFKRSGTPATVIVLDLDHFKEVNDNFGHQCGDELLVDIANLLRQRARKTDRLFRFGGEEFVILARNTHKDAARVVADDFRTQIAAHIKSPAGAITTSLGCAELKTEETAIQWFERADRAMYQAKQEGRNRVVLAD, translated from the coding sequence ATGCTCGAAGATTCCAAAAAAAGATTCCAGCTTGGCTTGATTTATTTATTCGCCGCGCTCGCCACCCTCGGCGTTGCGCCCTTTGTGGTGCTGCGTTATCTCAATGGCGAATACGTCAAGGCAGCGCTGGATCTGTTCATTGTGATTATCGCCGGGGCGAACGCCTTGTATGCACACCGCACGCAGTCGGTGTTTTATCCCTCTATCCTCGCGGCCATGCAATACAGTGTTGCCACTGTCGCAATAATCTATCTGAATGGTCCACTGTATTTTTTCTGGATATTTCCCGCTTTCAGCGCGAACTTTTTCCTGTTGCGTACACCGTTTGCAGTAACCGTTAACTTGCTGATCATGTTCGCCATGGTCCCTGTTGCCATGCAAGTCGGGGATCAGGTGGCGGCGGTCGGCATGTTGGCCGCCCTGTTATTTGCCGGCAGCATGACGTTCGTTTTTTCCCGTGAGGCGAATAAGCATCATGAGCTATTGCAGACCTATGCTACCCAGGACGCCCTGACTCGCCTGGGTAATCGACGCTCCATGGATCTGGAGATGACCCGCTGCATTGATGACTTCAAACGCAGCGGCACGCCCGCCACCGTTATCGTGCTGGATCTGGATCACTTTAAAGAGGTGAATGATAACTTCGGCCATCAATGTGGCGATGAATTGCTGGTGGATATCGCCAACCTGTTACGTCAGCGGGCACGCAAAACTGATCGCCTGTTCCGCTTTGGGGGTGAGGAGTTTGTGATCCTCGCCCGCAATACTCACAAGGACGCTGCCCGCGTGGTAGCAGACGATTTTCGTACCCAGATTGCTGCACATATTAAAAGCCCGGCTGGCGCTATCACCACATCGCTGGGTTGCGCTGAATTGAAAACAGAGGAAACGGCTATTCAATGGTTTGAGCGGGCAGATCGGGCGATGTATCAGGCCAAGCAGGAAGGGCGTAATCGGGTTGTTCTCGCGGACTAA
- the trxC gene encoding thioredoxin TrxC: protein MSSLQITCPQCLATNRLPAERLGDGPKCGSCKTPLFSGHPMNLTSANAQAVLGNNEIPVLVDCWAPWCGPCQSFAPVFEAAAQRLEPYVRLAKLNTEAEPLVGEGWSIRSIPTLILFKGGQEVQRVSGALPLPQLMQWVYQSLNPDG, encoded by the coding sequence ATGAGCAGCCTGCAAATTACCTGTCCCCAATGTCTTGCCACCAATCGCCTGCCCGCAGAGCGGCTGGGCGATGGCCCTAAATGCGGCAGTTGTAAAACACCGCTCTTCTCAGGGCACCCTATGAACCTGACCAGCGCTAATGCGCAAGCTGTGTTGGGTAATAACGAGATACCGGTGTTGGTCGATTGTTGGGCGCCCTGGTGTGGTCCCTGTCAAAGTTTTGCGCCAGTCTTCGAGGCGGCTGCGCAACGGCTTGAACCTTACGTGCGCTTGGCCAAGCTTAATACCGAAGCAGAGCCCCTGGTGGGGGAAGGTTGGTCCATTCGTAGTATTCCCACCCTGATCCTGTTCAAAGGTGGCCAGGAAGTTCAACGGGTATCCGGTGCTTTGCCGCTACCACAACTGATGCAATGGGTGTATCAGAGCCTCAACCCTGATGGCTGA
- a CDS encoding VWA domain-containing protein, whose amino-acid sequence MTDDVINKAFSTNPTPDSEAKKRALNLALMEFDAVQEALTLEQQAAETQSADAQTAEKNPASQKKSFGLQGFLAWLRPMGTNNPNRTDSMNDHSVNFAQKKLLISGLATCSLAVVGVLLFQQMPLYTASSTMDDTAMSKELRRPEINAAADDTVEEIIVTGLRESEIATEYSPAEPLAMAEQKVMSAKRAQETARLAMPASPMPSIATASDLAVAPPPAEFRDRFAEFQENSVKAVSEEPVSTFSIDVDTAAYSFVRRNLNNGYLPSKDAVRVEELVNYFDYQYPVPSDKKSPFLPSVSVMDSPWKAGNKLIHIGIKGYQLPAGAIPRSNLVFLLDVSGSMHSPDKLPLVQQSMELLLNNLKPDDTVAIVVYAGAAGTVLEPTAVKEKQKILKAVQQLQAGGSTAGAEGIQRAYELAEANFDSKAVNRIILATDGDFNVGPTGDSDLQTLVERKRDQGIYLSVLGFGQGNYQDAMMQTLAQNGNGIAAYIDTLSEAQKVLVHEATSTLFPIANDVKIQVEFNPAKVAEYRLIGYETRALQREDFNNDKVDAGDIGAGHSVTAIYEITPVGEGKPLLEPSRYAPAENTKPASNTGNEYAFLRIRYKLPGEKQSQLIEQPITASQSITLDKIAPDSLQQEAGFATAVAGFAQLLRGSHFIGDYTYDDVIALAQKTKGTDDYGYRTEFIQLVRKAKLAKAM is encoded by the coding sequence ATGACCGATGATGTAATCAACAAAGCATTCAGCACTAACCCGACACCGGACAGCGAGGCAAAAAAACGCGCGCTGAATCTGGCACTGATGGAATTTGATGCGGTGCAAGAGGCCCTGACGCTGGAACAACAAGCTGCAGAAACACAGTCGGCCGACGCGCAAACCGCTGAAAAAAATCCGGCTTCGCAAAAAAAATCATTCGGGCTCCAAGGTTTTCTGGCCTGGCTTCGTCCTATGGGTACCAACAACCCGAACAGGACAGATTCCATGAACGATCACTCTGTTAATTTTGCGCAAAAGAAATTATTGATCAGCGGTCTGGCGACCTGCAGCCTTGCCGTAGTCGGCGTGCTGCTGTTTCAGCAGATGCCACTCTACACCGCCAGCTCCACGATGGACGACACAGCGATGTCGAAGGAGTTAAGACGCCCGGAGATAAATGCCGCAGCGGATGACACTGTTGAAGAAATCATAGTGACTGGCTTGCGTGAGTCGGAAATTGCCACCGAGTATTCACCGGCCGAGCCCCTGGCAATGGCAGAACAAAAAGTCATGTCTGCCAAGCGCGCTCAGGAGACCGCACGCCTGGCTATGCCTGCCAGCCCGATGCCATCCATCGCCACGGCGAGCGACCTCGCAGTTGCACCGCCACCCGCCGAATTTCGCGACCGTTTTGCCGAATTCCAGGAAAACTCCGTCAAGGCGGTCAGCGAAGAACCGGTGTCGACATTTTCAATTGACGTGGATACGGCAGCCTATAGTTTTGTTCGCCGCAACCTGAACAATGGTTACTTGCCGTCCAAGGATGCCGTACGCGTTGAGGAGCTGGTGAATTATTTTGATTACCAGTATCCCGTGCCGAGTGATAAAAAATCGCCGTTTTTACCCAGCGTTTCGGTGATGGATTCGCCCTGGAAGGCAGGCAATAAATTAATCCACATCGGCATTAAAGGTTACCAGCTGCCAGCGGGTGCTATACCGCGCAGTAACCTGGTGTTTTTGCTGGATGTGTCAGGCTCTATGCACAGCCCGGATAAATTGCCCCTGGTACAGCAATCCATGGAATTATTGCTGAACAATTTAAAACCCGATGACACCGTGGCCATTGTGGTGTATGCCGGCGCAGCAGGCACGGTCCTGGAACCCACTGCGGTGAAGGAAAAGCAAAAAATTCTCAAAGCTGTGCAGCAGTTGCAGGCTGGCGGATCAACTGCCGGCGCGGAAGGTATTCAACGCGCTTATGAATTAGCGGAGGCCAACTTCGATTCCAAAGCGGTCAATCGCATTATCCTCGCCACTGATGGCGATTTTAATGTCGGCCCCACCGGCGACAGCGATTTGCAAACGCTGGTGGAACGCAAACGCGACCAGGGTATTTATCTTTCGGTATTGGGTTTTGGCCAGGGCAATTATCAGGACGCCATGATGCAAACCCTGGCGCAGAACGGCAATGGTATCGCGGCTTATATCGATACGCTGAGTGAAGCGCAAAAAGTGTTGGTGCACGAAGCAACGTCGACGCTGTTTCCCATCGCCAATGATGTGAAGATTCAAGTGGAATTTAATCCAGCCAAGGTCGCGGAGTATCGTTTGATCGGTTATGAAACTCGCGCATTACAGCGTGAGGATTTCAATAACGATAAAGTCGATGCCGGAGATATCGGTGCCGGCCACAGTGTGACCGCAATCTATGAAATTACACCGGTCGGTGAAGGCAAGCCTTTATTGGAGCCCAGCCGTTATGCGCCGGCTGAAAATACAAAACCAGCCAGTAACACTGGGAATGAGTACGCCTTTTTACGGATTCGTTATAAGTTGCCGGGCGAAAAGCAATCGCAGCTGATCGAACAACCGATCACCGCAAGCCAGTCCATCACGCTGGATAAGATAGCACCTGATTCACTTCAGCAAGAAGCCGGCTTTGCCACTGCCGTCGCGGGCTTTGCCCAATTGTTGCGCGGCAGCCACTTTATTGGCGATTACACTTATGACGATGTGATTGCGCTGGCCCAGAAAACCAAAGGCACGGATGACTACGGCTACCGCACCGAATTTATTCAGTTGGTACGCAAAGCGAAATTAGCGAAAGCGATGTAA